The genomic window TTAGAAATAGTGACTTTATTGATTGTCTTAGCTAGCCACCTGTTAGGGGGACTGGGAAGCGCATCTTGGTTGAGTTGGCTGGCGATAATTGTTCCCCGAAAGTTAAGAGGTAGGTATTTTGGTATACGCAATAGTGCAGCTAGTCTGACTAATTTGCTGTGTGTACCTTTAGCGGGGTTGTTGATTTCCCATTGGTACGGCGGTACTCTTCAAGGTTATGGTGTTGTGCTGTTGGTGAGTATCGTTTTTGGTATGCTGAGTTTGGGATGCCAGTATTTTAAACTAGATATTAATCCAAAAGTCCAAAATGCGATCGTTGAATATCCTCATCAGCAACCTGAAAATAGCAATACAGAGCAATCTTTACCCAAAAACCAATCTCTACAAGTAGAGACTAAAGACAGCCTCTGGAAAAACTCTAACTTTTTGATGTTTCTGTTTTATTCTGCCTTTTGGATGCTGGCTGTAAATCTCAGCGCACCTTTTTTTAACCTCTATATGCTGGATACGCTGCATTTAGATGTCAGTTGGGTGACGCTTTATGCTAGTTTGCAAGCGGGAGCTAATATGCTACTGATGATATTTTGGGGCAAGTTAGCAGATAAAATTGGCAATCGTCTAATTCTGATTTTTATTGGTGTCTTGGTCGCGGTGACACCATTTTTATGGTTAGGAATTGATACTAATAATTTTGATTTATGGTTATCGCTGCCACTGTTACATATTTTAACTGGTGGAACGTGGGCAGCTATTGACTTATGTAATAACAATATGCAGTTAGAAATTGCCCCAATAAAAAACCAGTCACTTTATTTTGCGATCGCGTCTGCTGTGGCTGGCTTTAGTGGTGCTTTAGGCACAACTATCGGTAGCTGCATTGCCCAATTTGCTCAACATGGCGGTTTATTGGGAATTTTTGCTCTTTCGGGTATGTTGCGCCTAGTAGCTTTGATTCCGTTAATGTTTGTCAGGGAGTGAAGGATTGGGGACTGGGGATTGGGGACTGGGGACTGGGGATTGGGATTTAGAAAAATTCTCCCTTACCTCCCCTACCTCCCCTGCTCCCCCTGCTTCCCCTGCTCCCTTACTCTCTCAATCAACAGCTGTGGTACTAAGACTCATCGTCTCCCACAGCACCATAGGAGGGGCGGTAGGGATGGGTTGGTGTAAAGCGATGAGTTTGGTTAGGGTGGACTTTAATTGGGTACGGGGTACAATGTCATCAACAAAACCATGCTTGAGCAAGTCTTCAGCCGTTTGGAAATCGTCTGGTAGTTTTTCTCTGAGGGTTTGCTCAATCACGCGCCGACCTGCAAAACCAATGGTGGCTTTTGGTTCTGCCAAAATAATATCTCCCAACATGGCAAAGCTAGCTGTTACACCGCCTGTAGTGGGATTAGTCAAAATAGGTATGTAAAGTAATTTAGCATCGCGGTGACGTTCTAGGGCGGCGGAAATTTTCGCCATCTGCATGAGGGAGAGCATACCTTCTTGCATTCTCGCTCCCCCGGAGGTGCAGACAATAACGACTGGGTAACGTCGTTGGGTAGCTTGTTCAATGAGGCGGGTAATTTTTTCGCCCACGACAGAACCCATACTACCGCCCATGAAGCGGAAATCCATCACAGCTAGAGCAATGGGTAAACCGTTGATTTGACCCAAACCAGTTTTCACTGCGTCTAGAAGACCTAGTTTATCTTCCATTTCCCGCAGGCGATCGCTATAGGCTTTGCGATCGCGGAATTGCAAAGGATCTGTAGGTCGCAAATTTTCGTCAATTGGCCGCCAGGTGTTTTGATCTGTCAATTGGCGGATACGTTCATCACTGTCTACCCGATTATGATGTCCGCATTCAGCACACACCATTTGATTGGCTAGAAGGTCTTTAGTATAGGTCAAGACACCGCATTTAGTACATTTGTGCCATAGCCCGTCAGCAATCTCACGTTCTTGGCGTTCGGGGTTGGTTGCTCCCGACTTACGGCGATTTGCGAACCAATCAAATAGAGACTTTAAACCGCGTGATTCTTCGTTGTTTGCCATTTTTATCTTATTCAAGTGGGTACGAGGTCGAAAATCAGTCAAGCAGCTAGGATAATTTA from Nostoc sp. UHCC 0870 includes these protein-coding regions:
- a CDS encoding MFS transporter, producing the protein MDSVQVETVSPLILEVPQIPQTQATLTPTAKSRTRFTKNAIRTSLKASTADAVFAAVFSLATGGILLSNFLVELDASPVVFGMMSSIPMLVNLIQPLGAYLSERTTSRFQYSLWTFGIARLLWLILLIGVVGFSWGWVNSLQLEIVTLLIVLASHLLGGLGSASWLSWLAIIVPRKLRGRYFGIRNSAASLTNLLCVPLAGLLISHWYGGTLQGYGVVLLVSIVFGMLSLGCQYFKLDINPKVQNAIVEYPHQQPENSNTEQSLPKNQSLQVETKDSLWKNSNFLMFLFYSAFWMLAVNLSAPFFNLYMLDTLHLDVSWVTLYASLQAGANMLLMIFWGKLADKIGNRLILIFIGVLVAVTPFLWLGIDTNNFDLWLSLPLLHILTGGTWAAIDLCNNNMQLEIAPIKNQSLYFAIASAVAGFSGALGTTIGSCIAQFAQHGGLLGIFALSGMLRLVALIPLMFVRE
- the accD gene encoding acetyl-CoA carboxylase, carboxyltransferase subunit beta → MANNEESRGLKSLFDWFANRRKSGATNPERQEREIADGLWHKCTKCGVLTYTKDLLANQMVCAECGHHNRVDSDERIRQLTDQNTWRPIDENLRPTDPLQFRDRKAYSDRLREMEDKLGLLDAVKTGLGQINGLPIALAVMDFRFMGGSMGSVVGEKITRLIEQATQRRYPVVIVCTSGGARMQEGMLSLMQMAKISAALERHRDAKLLYIPILTNPTTGGVTASFAMLGDIILAEPKATIGFAGRRVIEQTLREKLPDDFQTAEDLLKHGFVDDIVPRTQLKSTLTKLIALHQPIPTAPPMVLWETMSLSTTAVD